From Candidatus Hydrogenedentota bacterium, the proteins below share one genomic window:
- a CDS encoding metal ABC transporter permease, producing MSEFFHAVLNQPLARNAVIAALLLSVSCGMVGTYVVVRRITYIAAGVAHCVLGGMGAARYLQLSMGWSWLHPAYGALAAALIAAGIIGWVSLNSQEREDSAISAVWSVGMALGVVFIYLTPGYASDLMGYLFGNILLVSGSHLYLILGLDLIIAGIVIYWFDEFEAVCFDEEYARTRNINVNLVYILLLALTALTVVALSMIVGIVLVIALLTLPAAIAGRFAKSLAQMMYFAAALAALCCLGGLGLSYGPDLPAGPVIILVAGACYLLVTFMAAGAKLIKGRHQR from the coding sequence ATGAGCGAGTTTTTCCACGCAGTCCTGAATCAACCCTTGGCAAGAAATGCAGTCATTGCCGCTCTGTTATTAAGTGTTTCCTGCGGTATGGTGGGAACCTACGTTGTTGTGCGGCGCATCACCTATATTGCCGCCGGTGTGGCGCATTGTGTGCTGGGCGGCATGGGCGCCGCGCGGTATCTCCAATTATCCATGGGCTGGTCTTGGCTGCACCCCGCCTATGGCGCCTTAGCGGCGGCGCTTATAGCTGCCGGTATTATTGGCTGGGTGTCCCTAAACAGTCAAGAACGGGAAGATTCTGCCATCAGCGCTGTATGGTCCGTTGGTATGGCGCTCGGTGTCGTTTTTATTTATCTCACACCGGGCTATGCCTCTGATCTGATGGGCTATTTATTCGGCAATATTTTGCTGGTCTCCGGAAGTCATTTGTATCTGATTCTCGGTCTTGATTTGATCATTGCCGGGATAGTAATTTACTGGTTTGATGAATTTGAAGCCGTTTGTTTCGACGAAGAATATGCGCGCACCCGAAACATTAACGTAAATTTGGTGTATATTTTGTTGTTGGCATTAACGGCGCTAACCGTTGTCGCCCTCTCTATGATTGTCGGGATTGTATTGGTCATTGCCTTGCTTACGCTGCCGGCGGCTATTGCCGGGCGTTTTGCGAAATCGTTGGCGCAAATGATGTATTTCGCAGCAGCATTGGCCGCCCTATGCTGTCTGGGGGGCTTAGGGCTCAGCTATGGTCCCGATTTACCCGCGGGCCCTGTGATTATACTTGTTGCCGGCGCTTGTTATTTGCTGGTTACTTTCATGGCTGCGGGCGCAAAACTCATCAAAGGAAGGCATCAGCGTTAA